Proteins co-encoded in one Hyla sarda isolate aHylSar1 chromosome 4, aHylSar1.hap1, whole genome shotgun sequence genomic window:
- the LUM gene encoding lumican: MHFQTIPFFVLLIIGSVYPQYDYDYGVPDDYPSNVLGPSSPNCAPECNCPYNYPSAMYCDNLKLKQIPIVPPGIQYLYLQNNMIEGIDDDAFKNVTDLKWLVLDHNHLTNANIKKNAFSKLKELQKLYISFNNLTELVGPLPKTMTDLYATNNKISKITPNILEGLENLTVVHLQHNALKADSISSAFKGLKSLVYLDLSYNELTKLPIGLPPSINFLYFDNNKIGNIPDEYFQGFKALQYLRLSHNDLKDSGVPGNAFNISSLVELDLSFNGLEKIPTVNEGLENFYLHVNNIKKFDLSSFCKVVGPLEYSRVRHLRLDGNNITRADLPQELHNCLRLASDIEL; this comes from the exons ATGCACTTCCAAACTATCCCCTTCTTTGTACTGCTCATAATTGGCAGTGTATACCCCCAGTATGATTATGACTATGGGGTACCAGATGACTACCCCTCAAATGTATTAGGACCCTCCTCTCCTAATTGCGCACCAGAATGCAACTGCCCATATAACTATCCTTCAGCTATGTATTGCGATAACCTTAAATTAAAACAAATACCCATAGTTCCTCCTGGAATTCAATACTTGTATCTCCAGAACAACATGATTGAGGGTATAGATGATGACGCATTCAAAAATGTGACTGATTTGAAATGGCTCGTTTTAGACCATAACCACTTAACCAAtgctaacattaaaaaaaatgcattttccaAGTTAAAAGAGCTGCAAAAATTGTACATAAGTTTTAACAACCTTACCGAGCTTGTGGGACCACTGCCAAAGACAATGACTGACTTGTATGCAACCAACAATAAAATCTCCAAGATCACTCCTAATATTTTAGAAGGTTTGGAAAACCTTACTGTTGTACATTTGCAGCACAATGCTTTGAAAGCAGATTCTATTTCAAGTGCATTTAAAGGCCTAAAATCCTTGGTATACCTTGACCTAAGCTATAATGAGCTCACAAAGCTTCCAATTGGACTTCCACCAAGTATAAATTTCCTTTATTTTGACAACAATAAGATTGGCAATATTCCAGATGAATACTTCCAAGGTTTCAAAGCTCTTCAGTATCTCCGTCTGTCCCACAATGATCTAAAAGATTCTGGGGTACCTGGCAATGCATTTAACATCTCATCTCTTGTTGAGCTGGACCTTTCTTTTAATGGGCTCGAAAAAATTCCAACTGTGAATGAAGGCCTGGAAAACTTCTACCTGCATGTCAACAACATTAAAA AATTCGATCTGAGCAGCTTTTGTAAGGTTGTTGGACCACTGGAATACTCCCGAGTTAGACATCTGCGCTTGGATGGAAACAATATCACCCGAGCTGACCTCCCTCAGGAGCTTCACAACTGTCTTCGTTTGGCTTCAGATATCGAGCTATAA